One part of the Lachnospiraceae bacterium JLR.KK002 genome encodes these proteins:
- a CDS encoding BlaI/MecI/CopY family transcriptional regulator, whose translation MDIKLFDSELKVMDVLWREGDSTAKYISDVLKEEVGWNKNTTYTLIKRCIKKRAIERCEPNFMCRALIPKEEVQEAETQELINRVYDGSADKLFAALLSRNQLSPEQICRLKQIVEELE comes from the coding sequence ATGGACATAAAGTTATTTGATTCCGAGCTGAAGGTGATGGATGTGTTATGGCGGGAAGGAGACAGCACTGCCAAATACATCTCCGATGTGTTAAAGGAAGAAGTGGGCTGGAACAAAAATACCACCTATACCTTAATCAAAAGATGTATAAAGAAAAGGGCCATTGAGCGCTGCGAGCCGAATTTCATGTGCCGGGCCCTGATTCCCAAAGAGGAAGTCCAGGAAGCGGAAACACAGGAGCTGATTAACAGGGTGTACGATGGCTCTGCCGACAAGCTGTTTGCGGCCCTTCTGAGCAGGAACCAGTTATCGCCGGAGCAGATTTGCAGACTGAAACAGATAGTGGAAGAACTGGAATGA
- a CDS encoding M56 family metallopeptidase: MSLWEMSIAGGILILVILPVRRLLRSRLPGRTFLMLWTLAFLRLMVPVSVAAPYNVWTLMEHWGMELNLPQQPEMFRWADTEWDSSENSKGNSHAGNAESETQSSAGTGRENGMMSPDSGKQAGEFPLPLSPGQFIYLSGVLVTAGYYMFTYLKCCREFRTALPAKDRAVREFISAFPVKRRVQVRQTSLIATPMTYGVLRPVILLPKGMEWEDSRQMEMVLTHELVHIRRFDVVRKLLLLLTVCVHWWNPLVWVMYVLAGRDMELVCDERVLQYFGQESGKAYALSLISLAERKSNFVSWGNGFGRFSSHRNLPFGRNAMEERIVAIMKKKRFSLAEVTGAAVLVVFIAVLFATSASGESTEEAYAEEQGTMEHEAVYGEQEEENDRLTVRIPVPHVPYVDGSLHSEESVTYEQIYEEQEKSGFINLEEAQAEGSYDASGEALETDGITCINFPEEYSKYGVTEEGKYKGKQIAVLYDARNFIFCDGCEGIPKEERAYLLVKRDTKNNIISFEEITREEMQKSVEDTGLEL, encoded by the coding sequence ATGAGTTTGTGGGAAATGAGCATTGCAGGTGGCATATTGATTCTGGTGATTCTTCCGGTGCGCAGACTGCTTCGCAGCAGGCTGCCGGGAAGGACGTTTCTGATGTTGTGGACGCTGGCTTTTCTGCGCCTGATGGTTCCTGTTTCCGTGGCGGCGCCTTATAATGTCTGGACACTGATGGAACATTGGGGAATGGAATTAAATCTGCCGCAACAGCCGGAAATGTTTCGGTGGGCAGATACGGAATGGGACAGCAGTGAGAATTCAAAAGGAAATTCCCATGCAGGAAATGCAGAATCCGAAACGCAGAGTTCGGCGGGAACCGGCAGGGAGAATGGAATGATGTCTCCGGATTCCGGGAAGCAGGCCGGTGAGTTCCCGCTTCCTCTTTCTCCGGGGCAATTCATTTATCTTTCCGGAGTATTGGTGACAGCAGGATATTACATGTTTACGTATCTGAAATGCTGCCGGGAATTTCGTACCGCACTGCCGGCAAAAGACAGGGCTGTCCGGGAATTTATCAGCGCCTTTCCGGTGAAACGCCGGGTTCAGGTGCGCCAGACCAGTCTGATTGCAACACCCATGACTTACGGTGTGCTGCGTCCTGTGATTTTGCTTCCCAAAGGAATGGAATGGGAAGATTCCAGGCAGATGGAGATGGTGCTTACCCATGAACTGGTGCATATCCGAAGATTCGATGTGGTCAGAAAACTGCTGCTCCTCCTTACGGTGTGCGTGCACTGGTGGAATCCGCTGGTATGGGTGATGTATGTACTGGCCGGCCGGGATATGGAACTGGTCTGTGACGAACGGGTGCTTCAGTATTTCGGACAGGAATCCGGGAAGGCTTACGCCCTTTCTCTGATTAGTCTGGCAGAGCGGAAAAGTAATTTTGTATCCTGGGGGAATGGTTTCGGAAGATTTTCATCTCACAGAAATCTGCCCTTTGGCAGAAATGCAATGGAAGAAAGGATTGTTGCGATTATGAAAAAGAAAAGATTCAGTCTGGCAGAAGTAACGGGAGCGGCAGTGCTGGTGGTTTTTATCGCTGTCTTATTTGCCACTTCCGCATCCGGAGAAAGTACGGAAGAAGCATATGCAGAAGAACAGGGCACGATGGAGCATGAGGCAGTATATGGGGAACAGGAGGAAGAAAATGACAGGCTGACTGTTCGGATTCCGGTACCTCATGTGCCTTATGTGGACGGCAGTCTGCACTCGGAAGAAAGCGTTACTTATGAGCAGATATACGAAGAGCAGGAGAAAAGCGGATTTATCAATCTGGAAGAGGCCCAGGCAGAGGGCTCATATGATGCGTCAGGAGAGGCACTGGAAACAGACGGAATTACCTGTATTAATTTTCCAGAGGAATACAGTAAGTACGGTGTGACAGAAGAAGGAAAATATAAGGGAAAACAGATTGCAGTCCTGTATGACGCCAGAAACTTTATTTTCTGTGACGGATGCGAGGGTATTCCGAAAGAGGAGAGAGCATACCTGCTGGTGAAGCGTGACACAAAAAATAACATAATTTCTTTTGAGGAAATAACCAGAGAGGAAATGCAGAAGTCGGTGGAAGATACGGGGCTGGAGCTGTGA
- a CDS encoding FlxA-like family protein — MRISGMNNGTMPRPGQAGLQQADSVSKNIQKKIVDKQKELQNLSSNQELDMETKRKKRQEIMQEIHDLQNQLKQHQAEQRREAASGAKNQEKGTSMEDMLGRNRRTSAGKGKQSELAQAGMETMISADAALNLAQAQGSAAKEMENRAAILKTEIRQDAGRGDVTAKKKELAELEQRAEHAASAQMDTLGEADKAIRNAQASGKTAEKPEDKKAEEEETERTDGQKKEEQKKEEQKKTSIDIYL, encoded by the coding sequence ATGAGAATCAGCGGAATGAACAACGGAACAATGCCCCGGCCGGGGCAGGCGGGACTGCAGCAGGCAGATTCCGTAAGTAAAAATATTCAGAAAAAGATTGTGGATAAGCAGAAAGAACTTCAGAATCTTTCTTCTAATCAGGAACTGGATATGGAAACAAAACGGAAAAAGCGTCAGGAAATCATGCAGGAAATTCATGATTTGCAGAACCAGTTAAAGCAACACCAGGCAGAACAGCGCAGAGAAGCTGCCAGCGGAGCGAAAAATCAGGAAAAGGGAACATCCATGGAGGATATGTTGGGTAGAAACAGGCGGACATCCGCAGGAAAAGGGAAGCAGTCCGAGCTGGCTCAGGCAGGCATGGAAACCATGATTTCCGCAGATGCAGCCCTGAATCTGGCCCAGGCACAGGGCAGTGCGGCGAAAGAAATGGAAAACCGGGCCGCCATTTTGAAAACGGAAATCAGACAGGATGCGGGACGCGGTGATGTGACAGCCAAAAAGAAAGAACTTGCGGAGCTGGAGCAGCGGGCAGAACATGCGGCGTCTGCGCAGATGGACACACTGGGAGAGGCAGACAAGGCCATACGGAACGCTCAGGCTTCCGGCAAAACAGCAGAAAAGCCTGAAGATAAGAAGGCAGAAGAAGAGGAAACCGAAAGAACTGACGGGCAGAAAAAAGAAGAACAGAAAAAAGAAGAACAGAAAAAGACTTCCATTGACATTTATCTGTAA
- a CDS encoding LytTR family DNA-binding domain-containing protein: MEEWNVLCEVCRFISGKELLQTSEQFDIIFLDIIMPEPFWYLVKPVEDWRLRKVLKQAIEKIRRQPREFLVITSERQKKKVFLADICYFEIRGRMIYAHQSEEVFCFYEQIGALEQQLQGKGFFRCHKSYLVNLGRVRGYNRQEATLDDDGKIIIAKRRYEAFCQVLLEYMKENGGIL, from the coding sequence TTGGAAGAATGGAATGTGCTCTGTGAAGTGTGCCGGTTTATCAGCGGGAAGGAACTGCTTCAGACTTCAGAGCAGTTTGACATTATATTTCTGGATATTATTATGCCGGAGCCCTTCTGGTATCTGGTAAAACCGGTGGAAGACTGGCGGCTTCGGAAAGTTCTGAAACAGGCCATAGAGAAAATCCGGAGACAGCCGCGGGAGTTTCTGGTCATTACCAGCGAACGGCAGAAAAAGAAAGTGTTTCTGGCAGATATCTGCTATTTTGAAATCAGAGGGAGGATGATATATGCCCATCAGTCCGAAGAAGTCTTCTGTTTTTATGAACAGATAGGGGCGCTGGAGCAGCAGTTACAGGGAAAAGGGTTTTTCCGGTGCCATAAAAGCTATCTGGTAAATCTGGGCCGGGTCAGAGGATATAACCGGCAGGAAGCTACGCTGGATGACGACGGGAAAATTATAATTGCCAAAAGAAGGTACGAGGCTTTCTGTCAGGTACTGCTGGAATATATGAAAGAAAACGGAGGTATTTTATGA
- a CDS encoding GHKL domain-containing protein, with translation MSEYVLVGRVCFLSLHLLMFPGETSKKLLAAVISNGVLKLAGTVGGSCFSIAILILRRGIRGEGIVIYSGKEEAVAVVSELATAAVLLYLLRPLLSSVLEKKSKNWYVMLAVPLMFLTVLTDIVTWGATKGIMFRGADRWNLSYNQLFSHGANLALALLCMCAGGGYMFGMDRIYREQKRGEQYRSQVAVYKMMEEQYRQMERLRHDMKNHVTGLQGLLEHREWEKMKDYLERMAEAGAFCKSEEATGNKVVDALLYQKFITIQSGVRNSFFLLEARNSINPEPVKGAAKDGKTGKKADGTGLSNMREAAGKYNGTVRTEPGYSVFTVSVLLPLPESYMTSEKPFDTES, from the coding sequence ATGTCTGAATATGTTCTGGTGGGGCGGGTATGCTTTCTGAGTCTGCATCTTTTGATGTTTCCCGGAGAAACGTCAAAAAAACTGCTGGCAGCGGTGATTTCAAACGGGGTGCTGAAACTGGCAGGCACGGTGGGCGGCTCCTGCTTTTCCATTGCCATACTGATTTTGCGCCGTGGAATAAGGGGAGAAGGGATTGTAATTTACAGCGGAAAAGAAGAAGCTGTGGCAGTAGTTTCTGAACTGGCCACGGCGGCGGTACTGCTGTATCTGCTTCGGCCGCTGCTATCATCCGTTCTGGAGAAAAAGAGCAAAAACTGGTATGTTATGCTGGCGGTTCCGCTGATGTTTCTGACTGTCCTGACGGATATTGTAACCTGGGGCGCTACAAAGGGAATTATGTTCCGCGGAGCGGACAGATGGAACCTTTCTTATAATCAGCTTTTCAGCCATGGGGCCAATCTGGCGCTGGCTCTGCTTTGTATGTGTGCCGGAGGAGGTTATATGTTCGGCATGGACAGAATTTACAGGGAACAGAAACGCGGGGAGCAGTACCGGTCCCAGGTGGCGGTTTATAAAATGATGGAGGAACAGTATCGGCAGATGGAGCGTCTCAGGCATGATATGAAAAATCATGTGACCGGCCTCCAGGGGCTCCTGGAACACCGGGAATGGGAGAAAATGAAAGATTATCTGGAACGGATGGCAGAAGCCGGAGCTTTCTGTAAAAGTGAGGAAGCCACAGGAAATAAAGTGGTGGACGCTTTGCTGTATCAGAAATTTATTACCATACAGTCCGGCGTCCGGAATTCTTTTTTCCTGCTGGAAGCCAGAAACAGCATAAATCCGGAGCCTGTGAAAGGTGCGGCCAAAGACGGTAAAACAGGAAAGAAAGCAGATGGAACAGGGCTGTCTAATATGAGGGAAGCTGCCGGAAAATATAACGGAACCGTGAGAACGGAGCCGGGATATTCGGTATTTACCGTTTCCGTGCTGCTGCCTCTGCCGGAATCTTACATGACATCTGAGAAGCCTTTTGATACAGAAAGCTAA
- a CDS encoding Hpt domain-containing protein, translating to MNLLDELRELGVSVDEGVKRLGGNAAIYKKMLGTFLKMMKTYSFEPDYDNEAYDDITEKAHAIKGAAGNLSVTPLYDAYTEIVNLLRSGQPEEAREVLVNILPVQEKILNVIESSL from the coding sequence ATGAATTTACTGGATGAATTGAGAGAACTGGGAGTAAGCGTGGATGAGGGCGTAAAACGTCTGGGAGGAAACGCCGCCATTTATAAGAAAATGCTGGGTACATTTCTGAAAATGATGAAGACATATTCTTTTGAGCCTGATTATGATAATGAGGCTTATGATGATATTACGGAGAAGGCTCATGCCATTAAGGGAGCAGCCGGTAATCTTTCCGTTACCCCGTTATATGATGCATATACCGAAATTGTGAACCTGCTGCGGAGCGGCCAGCCGGAGGAAGCAAGAGAGGTTCTTGTGAATATACTGCCTGTTCAGGAAAAAATCTTAAATGTCATAGAAAGTTCTCTGTAA
- a CDS encoding response regulator, producing the protein MTKEYKKILIIDDSEVDREVLKTILSEEFSTLEAENGSVGVEKILKNGNSLDAILLDVSMPVMDGFGVLKRLEENRVNNIPVFLITAEATRENVANAARYHISGFIRKPYDREEVLWRLETRLGMLGRNSLSEEDIQETEKYIADLESIYRRFLKNFGQDCGHYERMADLLEILLNGYYNDLDETDQVYVKLVSKAAFFCDIGNMLLPNNFKFKSSKQDEMSNDIYGHTGAGSSIIHLNYSRHCEYFVHICGDMCAHHHERYDGNGFPHRIMGNHNTVFTQLCRLADEFDSMFYRYREHNNMQFEFVRGALVRDTGAVRPELPGLLVKCKREIDRYYNAVN; encoded by the coding sequence ATGACAAAAGAGTATAAGAAAATATTAATCATTGATGATTCGGAAGTAGATCGCGAAGTGCTGAAGACGATTTTGAGTGAAGAATTTTCCACCCTGGAGGCTGAGAACGGTTCTGTGGGGGTTGAGAAGATTCTGAAAAACGGGAACAGCCTGGACGCGATTCTTTTGGATGTATCCATGCCGGTAATGGATGGATTTGGCGTATTGAAACGGCTGGAAGAAAACAGAGTGAACAATATTCCGGTTTTTCTCATTACTGCGGAAGCTACCAGAGAAAATGTAGCCAACGCCGCCCGGTACCATATTTCCGGTTTTATCCGAAAGCCCTATGACCGGGAAGAAGTGCTCTGGCGGCTGGAAACCAGACTGGGAATGCTGGGCAGAAACAGCCTTTCGGAAGAAGATATTCAGGAGACAGAGAAGTACATTGCAGATCTGGAAAGTATATACCGGAGATTTCTGAAAAATTTCGGACAGGACTGCGGCCATTATGAGCGCATGGCAGATTTGCTGGAAATCCTGCTGAACGGGTATTATAACGATTTGGACGAAACAGATCAGGTCTATGTAAAACTGGTAAGCAAAGCAGCATTTTTCTGCGATATCGGCAATATGCTGCTTCCTAATAATTTTAAATTCAAATCATCAAAACAGGATGAAATGAGTAACGATATATACGGCCATACAGGAGCCGGTTCCAGTATTATCCACCTGAATTATTCCAGACATTGTGAATATTTTGTACATATATGCGGAGACATGTGCGCTCATCATCATGAGCGGTATGACGGAAACGGATTTCCCCATAGAATTATGGGAAATCATAATACGGTTTTTACCCAGCTATGCAGGCTGGCCGATGAGTTTGACAGTATGTTCTACCGCTATCGCGAGCACAACAATATGCAGTTTGAATTTGTACGGGGAGCACTGGTACGTGATACGGGCGCGGTCAGACCGGAACTTCCGGGACTGCTGGTAAAGTGTAAGAGAGAGATTGACAGATACTATAACGCAGTGAATTAG
- a CDS encoding response regulator yields METNIKRFLRNSFISVISICVIVFIGLVLIMGKRTESTIDEISEIYMSEMNTQIQQKFSTVIGLRLEQIEGIVKRTPPESAVYGEELLEELALGGEVRNFDFLALYGEDGTIENIYGDELDVFQDEGLLESLKNDGSIVAMGINHRGERMLILEKQAEYPMEDGGRSVALLAGAPMDYLKEALFLDSDETLIYSHIIDSKGNFVIRSGNAYRESYFDRIISEVRDNHKGGAEEYIKELQEAIENGEAYSRLVSINGEKRYTYCTPLAENLDWYLVTVMNSEAMDTPISSLDVQRLIIMIASSVMILVAMSVMFIKYFRFSIRQMEDLNEARKKAVQSDKAKSEFLSSMSHDIRTPMNAIIGMTEIALKNIKDPERVVDCLGKVKLSSKHLLGLINDVLDMSKIESGKMTLNMNQMSLREAMDDIVNIMQPQVKARNQYFDIFIQSIQTENVFCDSVRLNQVLLNLLSNATKFTPEEGRIDVHLYQEDSPQGEEYVRTHFIVEDTGIGMSEEFQKKIFDSFERENSDQVAKIMGTGLGMSITKAIVDLMDGTIELKSEQDKGSRFHIALDLKKSDIDEKDMMLPHWDVLVVDDNEQLCTSAVANLQELGVHTEWSLDGRQAIRMIEDRHLQNNDYDFVLVDWKMPHMNGIEVIREMRNVTQGKKVPAFLISAYDWNELEEVEESEIEGFISKPLFKSTLYLYLRKYMEGITCEEDEEEEIDFEGKHILLAEDIDVNWEFISEILGSVGLILERAINGRECLEKFEASEIGFYDAILMDIRMPVMNGYDATVAIRKLERSDNGLPIIAMTADAFSDDAQHCLEVGMDAHIAKPIDLKECMRTLQKYLEQDE; encoded by the coding sequence ATGGAAACAAATATTAAGAGATTTTTGAGAAACAGCTTTATCAGCGTAATTAGTATATGTGTCATTGTATTTATCGGGCTGGTGCTGATTATGGGGAAGCGGACAGAGAGTACCATTGATGAAATCAGTGAGATTTATATGTCCGAAATGAATACACAGATTCAGCAGAAATTCAGCACGGTAATCGGTTTGCGGCTGGAACAGATTGAAGGCATTGTAAAGCGTACGCCGCCGGAATCGGCTGTTTACGGAGAAGAACTGCTGGAAGAACTTGCCCTGGGCGGAGAAGTAAGGAATTTTGATTTTCTGGCTCTGTATGGGGAAGACGGTACCATAGAAAATATTTACGGAGATGAGCTGGACGTCTTTCAGGATGAAGGGCTTCTGGAGTCTCTGAAAAATGACGGCAGTATTGTGGCAATGGGAATTAACCACAGGGGGGAGCGGATGCTGATTCTGGAAAAACAGGCGGAATATCCCATGGAAGACGGCGGCAGAAGCGTTGCCCTTCTGGCGGGCGCTCCCATGGATTATCTGAAAGAAGCGCTGTTTCTGGATTCAGACGAAACGCTGATTTACTCTCACATTATTGATTCTAAAGGAAACTTTGTAATCCGGAGCGGAAATGCATACCGGGAAAGTTATTTTGACCGTATCATATCGGAAGTGCGGGATAATCATAAAGGAGGAGCGGAGGAATATATAAAGGAACTTCAGGAGGCCATTGAAAACGGAGAGGCCTATTCCAGGCTGGTTTCCATCAATGGAGAAAAGCGATATACATACTGTACGCCCCTTGCGGAAAATCTGGACTGGTATCTGGTTACGGTTATGAACAGTGAAGCCATGGATACGCCTATCAGCAGTCTGGATGTACAGCGTCTGATTATTATGATTGCTTCTTCCGTGATGATTCTGGTTGCCATGTCCGTGATGTTTATCAAATATTTCCGGTTTTCCATCCGGCAGATGGAAGATTTGAATGAGGCCAGAAAGAAAGCAGTTCAGTCAGATAAGGCAAAAAGCGAGTTCCTTTCCAGCATGAGCCATGATATAAGAACGCCCATGAACGCCATTATCGGAATGACGGAAATCGCATTGAAAAATATTAAAGACCCGGAGCGTGTGGTAGACTGTCTGGGCAAAGTGAAGCTGTCAAGCAAGCATTTGCTGGGACTGATTAACGATGTTCTGGATATGTCCAAAATCGAGAGCGGCAAGATGACGCTGAATATGAATCAGATGTCTCTGCGGGAGGCGATGGATGATATTGTGAATATCATGCAGCCTCAGGTGAAAGCCAGAAATCAGTATTTTGATATCTTTATCCAGTCCATACAGACAGAAAATGTATTCTGTGATTCGGTGCGTTTAAACCAGGTGCTTCTGAACCTGCTATCCAACGCTACCAAATTTACACCGGAAGAAGGACGGATTGACGTACATCTCTACCAGGAGGATTCTCCCCAGGGAGAAGAGTATGTGCGCACCCATTTTATTGTGGAAGATACGGGAATCGGAATGTCAGAAGAATTCCAGAAGAAGATTTTTGACAGCTTTGAGCGGGAAAATTCTGACCAGGTGGCAAAGATTATGGGAACCGGTCTTGGAATGTCCATTACAAAGGCCATTGTGGATCTTATGGACGGTACCATTGAACTGAAGAGTGAACAGGACAAAGGAAGCAGATTCCATATTGCACTGGATTTGAAGAAATCTGATATAGATGAGAAGGATATGATGCTTCCCCACTGGGATGTGCTGGTGGTGGATGACAACGAGCAGTTATGTACCAGCGCCGTGGCAAATCTGCAGGAACTGGGGGTACATACGGAGTGGTCGCTGGATGGCCGGCAGGCAATCCGCATGATTGAAGACCGGCATCTTCAGAACAATGACTACGATTTTGTTCTGGTAGACTGGAAAATGCCCCATATGAACGGAATTGAGGTAATCCGCGAAATGCGGAATGTGACTCAGGGCAAGAAAGTGCCTGCATTCCTGATTTCCGCCTATGACTGGAACGAACTGGAAGAAGTGGAAGAATCTGAAATTGAAGGATTTATTTCCAAACCTCTGTTTAAGTCCACCTTGTACCTGTATCTGCGGAAATATATGGAGGGCATTACCTGCGAGGAAGATGAGGAAGAAGAAATCGACTTTGAAGGAAAGCATATTCTTCTGGCGGAAGACATTGATGTAAACTGGGAGTTTATCAGTGAGATTCTCGGTTCCGTGGGCCTGATTCTGGAGCGGGCAATCAACGGCAGAGAATGCCTTGAGAAATTTGAAGCGTCAGAAATCGGCTTTTATGATGCAATCCTCATGGATATCCGTATGCCGGTGATGAACGGTTATGATGCGACGGTGGCAATCCGTAAGCTGGAACGGTCTGACAACGGTTTGCCCATTATCGCCATGACGGCAGATGCATTTTCCGATGACGCCCAGCACTGTCTGGAGGTGGGGATGGATGCTCATATTGCCAAACCCATTGATTTGAAAGAATGTATGCGTACCTTACAGAAATACCTGGAACAGGATGAATAA
- a CDS encoding DNA methyltransferase: MEDLTTKHYKYMDLEKRYHMIYPESSNATYTSLLNYSDDLDKPFQRWYRYKEGFSTEMVEQLIQEYSVHKKGVILDPFSGSGSTLLAAEHMGYEGVGFEVNPFSCFLSRCKLEPCSGEEQEQFREASEEILEQAAEPGTDYVLPGLSISHKVFDKQVEAYFMRAGVLIESAPHLTEKVRNLLKLGWLSCLEPLSNYRKAGNGLKIKKYVKPRVVTPEDAHNMLLEEYRKIYTDLQEYRQPGNIRLYQDSCLNMNRYLEEDSVEGIIFSPPYANCFDYTEIYKLELWFGKFVSDYGDLKQLRNQSLHSHLNGDLSSEPEPESQILEELLKELEDRKLWDKKIPRMLGLYYRDMFQVLRESYRVLEKEGFCCIVVGNSAYGGVVFPADLILAEYGERIGFDVDKIEVDRYIITSSQQYEKTKETGKYLRESVVCLRKNK; this comes from the coding sequence ATGGAAGATCTGACCACAAAGCATTATAAATACATGGATTTGGAAAAACGGTACCACATGATTTACCCGGAAAGCTCCAATGCCACTTATACAAGTCTGCTGAATTATTCCGATGATCTGGATAAACCCTTTCAGCGGTGGTACCGCTATAAAGAAGGATTTTCCACAGAAATGGTGGAACAGCTGATTCAGGAATATTCCGTACATAAGAAGGGTGTAATCCTGGACCCTTTTTCCGGAAGCGGAAGTACGCTGCTGGCGGCAGAGCACATGGGATATGAGGGAGTCGGATTTGAAGTGAATCCCTTTTCCTGTTTTCTGTCCCGATGTAAGCTGGAACCCTGTTCCGGGGAAGAACAGGAACAGTTTCGGGAAGCGTCTGAGGAGATTCTGGAGCAGGCGGCGGAGCCGGGAACGGACTATGTGCTGCCCGGACTTTCCATCAGCCATAAAGTGTTTGATAAGCAGGTGGAAGCATATTTTATGAGGGCCGGAGTATTAATAGAATCTGCCCCCCATCTGACAGAAAAAGTGCGGAATCTGCTGAAGCTGGGCTGGCTGTCCTGTCTGGAGCCCCTGTCCAATTACAGAAAGGCCGGGAACGGACTGAAAATAAAGAAATATGTGAAACCCAGAGTGGTGACGCCGGAGGACGCCCATAACATGCTGCTGGAAGAATATCGGAAGATATACACGGATTTGCAGGAATACCGTCAGCCGGGAAATATCCGGCTGTATCAGGATTCCTGTCTGAATATGAACCGCTATCTGGAGGAAGACAGCGTGGAGGGAATCATATTTTCCCCGCCCTACGCCAACTGTTTTGATTACACGGAAATCTATAAGCTGGAATTGTGGTTTGGAAAGTTTGTGTCGGACTACGGAGATCTGAAACAGCTTAGAAATCAGTCCCTCCATTCTCATCTGAATGGAGATCTGAGTTCCGAACCGGAGCCGGAAAGCCAGATTCTGGAAGAACTGCTGAAAGAATTAGAGGACCGGAAGCTGTGGGACAAAAAAATTCCCAGAATGCTGGGCCTGTATTACCGGGATATGTTTCAGGTTTTAAGAGAGAGCTACCGTGTTCTGGAAAAAGAGGGGTTCTGCTGTATTGTGGTGGGAAATTCCGCCTATGGCGGCGTGGTATTTCCGGCAGACCTGATACTGGCGGAGTACGGAGAAAGGATTGGATTTGATGTGGATAAAATAGAGGTGGACCGCTATATTATCACCAGTTCCCAGCAGTATGAAAAGACGAAAGAAACGGGAAAATATTTAAGGGAGAGTGTGGTATGTCTGAGAAAGAACAAATAG
- a CDS encoding DNA methyltransferase — MSEKEQIVEVETLPDEILQGATYVIQQPNPNSYTHGMFKYPCKFIPELPGWGIRTCARREEDIVFDPFSGSGTTLLEANLRGFHACGTEIDDIAKLIIKVKTTPLNKEQMKLLDEEFQRILDRTFRGNGMCYRPEIDNLEHWFSPEVIAELGRMRICTETITEQAVRDFFHLCMVSIIKKVSNADDTSPKPYVSNKVKKIPPPVEREFTSVFRRYRQMVAELSAVEHLGTTRILAGDALDFSVPGGIGLAVTSPPYINAFDYGRTMRLENLWLGTLTEDSLREKKKQYVGTEKINAKEEDQRLDILEKSSLLKEYYGKIAVQDRKRALIVKKFFEDMETNLKAVRSQMEPGGRYMIVIGNSTIRKVTVESWRVLEEIACTAGYRTWSRFSYVIQNPYIRIPRKGMGGKIGRDYVLVLERV, encoded by the coding sequence ATGTCTGAGAAAGAACAAATAGTGGAAGTGGAGACGCTGCCTGATGAAATCCTGCAGGGGGCCACATATGTGATTCAGCAGCCCAATCCCAACTCATACACCCATGGCATGTTTAAGTATCCCTGTAAATTCATACCGGAACTTCCGGGATGGGGAATCCGCACCTGCGCCCGGAGGGAGGAAGACATTGTGTTTGACCCTTTTTCCGGAAGCGGGACAACGCTGCTGGAGGCAAATCTCCGGGGTTTCCATGCCTGCGGCACAGAGATAGACGACATTGCGAAACTGATTATCAAAGTTAAGACCACTCCGCTGAACAAAGAACAGATGAAGCTGCTGGATGAAGAATTTCAGCGGATTCTGGACAGAACTTTCAGGGGGAACGGAATGTGTTACCGGCCGGAAATTGATAATCTGGAACACTGGTTTTCTCCGGAGGTAATTGCGGAACTTGGCCGGATGCGCATCTGTACGGAAACAATTACCGAACAGGCGGTGAGAGACTTTTTCCATCTGTGCATGGTCTCCATTATAAAAAAAGTTTCCAATGCGGATGATACATCTCCCAAACCCTATGTCTCCAATAAGGTAAAAAAAATACCGCCGCCGGTGGAACGGGAATTTACCTCCGTATTCCGCAGGTATCGGCAGATGGTTGCGGAACTGTCAGCAGTGGAACATCTGGGGACTACCAGGATTCTTGCGGGGGACGCTCTGGATTTTTCCGTTCCGGGGGGGATTGGTCTGGCTGTCACATCTCCCCCCTATATCAATGCCTTCGATTACGGAAGAACCATGCGTCTGGAAAATCTGTGGCTGGGTACACTGACGGAAGATTCTCTCCGGGAAAAGAAAAAGCAGTATGTGGGAACGGAAAAAATTAACGCGAAAGAGGAAGACCAAAGACTGGATATACTTGAAAAAAGCAGTCTTTTAAAAGAATATTACGGTAAAATCGCGGTGCAGGACCGGAAACGTGCTTTAATTGTAAAAAAATTTTTTGAGGATATGGAAACAAACCTGAAAGCAGTCCGCAGCCAGATGGAGCCGGGAGGCCGTTATATGATTGTGATTGGCAACAGTACCATCCGGAAAGTTACGGTGGAAAGCTGGCGGGTACTGGAGGAAATTGCCTGTACAGCAGGTTACCGTACCTGGAGCCGGTTCAGCTATGTCATACAGAATCCCTATATCAGAATTCCAAGAAAAGGGATGGGCGGAAAGATTGGCAGGGATTATGTTCTGGTGCTGGAGCGTGTATAA